The genomic interval AGTTCTTAATTAATGTACATGATCTCTAAATACTTTATTGTAAGGGTGGAGTAAGGATCTCATTTTTTCGGGAATTTTTTTCCATAACATGCTGCCTGTCTTAAGGGATTAGTCACAGCATTTAGAAAAAGGATCTGCATCCGTGGGACGTACTATTTGTTTTGTACTCAAAGTATGACTTTTTGTATAGCAAGTTATCACAAAAGTTACCCGATTTCTAACTTCACCTCTCCTAACACTGAATCTTGTGTTTATAGGTATTCAAGCAGTGATAACGTTTCATTGCgtaatgtaaattttttttatgtaaaaatcatggttatttagcagatgcttttatccaaatgaATACGTGTGCACTGTGTTATTATGTCTTCAGTTGCTACACCACGAGTGTATTAAATAAACATGCAAAGTTGATTCGGGATTATGATATTTACTTTTCAGTGCTTGCTTGCATGCAGTTCATTAATTAAACAAGTTAACATAAACAAATACACCCATATGTACTAATAATACCAGCACTGTACAGAGTTTACTCTTCTGTCGTGTATCTTGTCACAATAGTCACATGTTAAAAACAatttctatatctatatatctatatctatctatctatatatatatattttctgtaACAAAATGTACTTAGCACCATAtcctaaaaatgtaaatatgtcattACAGAGATTTTATCATAAAGTAAAGCTGATAAGACGTTGAATACATAGACATTCATGATTTATTCAACCTCaccaatgaatgaatgaataaaggAATCAATTAACGTCTTATTTGTCTACAGATATGCAAGACATCAGGATTCCTGAAGACGTTGAAAGTTTCGGGCCTGGATTTTAACGAACATTGATAATCTTATTGTTCCTGCCTCCATCCTCAGTCCGCAATGAATATCAGCACATTCCCTCTGAATCTCACCAATTCAACCAATGGGACAGATGTACCCATCATCGGTGGGCCCTCGTGGACAATGGCCATGATGACACTGATAACAGTCCCACTGTCTATCATCACAGTCATCGGCAACATCCTGGTCATGATCTCATTTCGGATCAACCCGCTCTTGAGGACAGTGAGTAACTACTTCCTCTTGAGCTTAGCTGTGGCTGATTTAACTTTGGGCGCTATATCCATGAATCTCTACACTACCTACATCGTGATTGGCCACTGGACTTTAGGAAACCTGGCCTGTGACATCTGGTTGGCCGTGGATTATGTGGCAAGCAATGCGTCCGTTATGAACCTGCTGGCCATTAGCGTGGACCGCTACCTTTCTGTCACGAGACCTCTGACCTATCTGGCCACGAGAACGCCCAGAAGAGCCATAGTGTTGATTACGTTGGCGTGGACCGTGTCGTTTGTGATTTGGGCACCAGCCATTCTGTTCTGGCAGTATATAGTTGGTGAAAGGACCGTTCCAGAAAATGAGTGCTCAGTGCAGTTTTTATCTCAGCCTGTGATCACATTTGGAACGGCCATCGCTGCGTTTTACCTGCCAGTGAGTGTGATGGTTGCGCTGTACTGGAAAGTCTTTCAGGTGACAGAGAAACGCTCAAAACAGCTGGCTGGACTGACGGGAACACAGGGGAAAGACACTGGAAAATCATCACAGGTAGGCcacaaatatatttacatgAATGTATATAGACCCCATTGTCAGAATTaatccaataccctcaaattcaaggactaaatgtagggacacatttcaagtgaaagcaaggttacatcgtgttatcttttaagatacattgttacagttcctttttgaagtaattcgcgctgcgtcactgctgtgacactttggggaagcCTCCAAGTgtcgtctgaatgtgtatatcaaattcaaccaatggtgaggcttaacgacaaagacagggtgacgtgggagccaggaagtaaaTAATGctaaagacggcattacagggacgaggaagtatggcaagggagacgcagcgtctcgttcccttctcagggaacaacagttatatacgtaacccgagatgttttcatgtgtcaaacagatctatgcaaaaaagcattttggtatgaatcaacattcacacacagaaaatataagcatgtaaaccgaacagtttagcacgtttgcttaaaaaatgtagaatttttatgagattatcctacactacacagggaacaatatggatttttttccccaagaaaacttcttgcataaaatagattcaagcactttcaatgacctgtatctatgtatgtatattttcaaaaacttcccagggccttgaatttttcccctagATTCACAAACCTttgatttcaaggacccgtggtaACCctgtgtcaagtatttagggtaaactcccctttcacttgagcaatagcaggcagttGTGGGATCTTTTAAACCTAAATTAagttaaatcctaatttctaattctaatcgaatgacttcagactcctcaaaaaagctcaagatgtgtatcgtgccaagagaggtcacactaaatactgacagacgcctgaagaagacatttagttctgaaaattgttttgtttttaatttgtttacatatttcctgtattttctgtttgtgtcttaaaaaactaaatatggatgacattaaaactttacgtaaacaacaaagctggtgatggtggcctaagacttttgcacagtatagacagtttcagcagtaacaacataaacaagcggctgtcgtggtccgcacgtaacttccggtaaactacgctaagaataaataacaacaaagttctttaaacgtagtttatttatatagcaagcaaaaaaacaacacaaagattacctaggaaaccaaaacatttgttattttcgacgaggcatttgttcaagagatcagtttagaaactagtcagaccattaaaaaaaacgaatccggaagtaaagttcgggtACAGATGCGTCCGATGAAAGCGTCTATacggtatatatatatataaaaagagagagagcgagagcaaAGGTCATGGGGTCGATCTCAGGGAATACACATAatgttaaaatcacaataacgattgtcttattttccccgccGTGACATATTAGAGTGAAACATAACTGAAATGAATAAAGGTAGGGTTTGgcttgaatttgtccatcgagaattGATTGGATAGTTGGAAGTTGGGttatgttgctatttgctaatcgcaGTGATCTTTTCCCGAGCTTTGCCCATACCCCATgtccggaagtaaagagagatcgttccGAGGAGGGAAGGAGGTTTGCATTTTTgaataaagattatgaggggacatgaatttgtaaaaaaaaagttatttgtaaaaataccacaatatccccccaaaaatttaattttaatttcattgtgAATGCATTCATGTAAATATTGCACTTTTAGGgcaacacactgtaaaaaaaacttaaaaaagtaagttacatggttgccttaaaaatttgagttcattcaacttaaaaaatattggttgacacattatttattttttaatgcaacTAGGTAACTAACTTTTTTAACTAGGTAACTAACTTAGATTTAACCAAATCTTTTCTTTACAGTGCACCAAGATTTAGATGGTACCAGCTAACCAGTGTACATAGTGAGTTTAAAGGCCGAAGTATAGTCCATTTTTTACGTGTACGCAGGGGTCTGCATACAGAGCTTGTGGCGTAGTTTTCTTCATTTTCATTTACTGCAATATGTGCATTCGAACGTGTGCATATGTTCGCATACacgtaaaaaaagaaaatgaagagtattgttgcaaaacgagataaccaccgtttttttaattgttcagaaatcttgttttttggttgtgcattccaattaatttcaatgcaactgcagttggtttgttttgatttaaaccttcataacttaaaaaatacagctaagtggcaccataaaacaaaataataacatgataacgtaataataaacatgttttgacaaaaatgtaaaaaaatggatttatctcgttttgcaacgaaactcttcaaatactcCTGGCTTAAGGCACATTTTGTTTGACCAAAGGCAGAGAGTTtgaaaattgaaaataaaaatcaacAGAAATTACAGACTTCACTTTAAagtgataaaaaaaaattaatcttgATCTTAATGAATAAAACTCTTAATGCAAAATTAATATAGatgcacttttttatttatgccTCCCAGAGATCTCGTTGTACTGAGTCCTGCTGTAGAAATGATGTCGGAGAGCAGACAGAGCAGAAGCAGAACAGCAGGAGAACCATCTGTCCCACCATCACCCAGAGAACAGCAGCATGGtggaaaaagagagaaagagtcAATACACCCAACTCGGATCAACAAGACCAAGGAACGGATCAACAAGATGACAAACGCATTCCACTtgttcaaataaaaaacaacaatgttCCTGCTGGCCCTAATACAAGCAATGCTACGTCCACACAACCCCGCCCTCTTAAAGTAAATGCGGGTGCGCAGTGTCGAAAAGCTCGAAGCTCATCTCTGATGAAGGAGAACAAAGCGGCCCGGACCCTCAGTGCCATCCTCCTGGCTTTCATTGCAACATGGACACCCTATAACATCATGGTTCTGGTGTCGACTTTCTGTGATAACTGTATTCCTGAGGGACTGTGGCACCTGGGTTACTGGTTATGCTACGTTAACAGCACGGTTAACCCCTTGTGCTACGCGCTGTGCAACAAGAACTTCCGGGACACGTTCAAAGCCCTTCTGCTCTGTAGGTGGAAAGAGCATAAAAAGGGAATAAGATGGAGCCCAACAGGAAATGCTTGAATTATTTTAACAGCTGGATTATTGATGAATATAATGAGAGGTTCAGCACCTGAAATAGTCTTTTATAAGGTTAAACGGTGTGTCAATTATTCAAGATCTAAAAGATGCACCAAATGTACCTTAGGTTGAGCTTGTCTATGCTTTGTGAAGATTAAAGGATTGCAGGACTTCGGGTTTTAAGATTTCTCAGCAAAATTGAGAGTTACAAATGTagcacagaaaaaaatggtcccaagctgtcagtgggacagtaccctttaaaaaaaaatacggtcctaatatgcaccatttaggtacagatacgTATACATCTGTTATGaaattgtatctttaaagtAATAATATTGGGTATACCAATATGTAACTCGAGATGACCTCTTTTGGTGCAAAGGTGCCACCCTAGTGACAGCGAGGgatattttttctgacagtacaCTGGATCAaggataaaaaataatttacaaacatagTTTTGTAGTCAACTTTCAAGCTGTGATATACATTAATCCATTTCAAATAGTTTTTCAACTTGTTGTATAACTACTATAAAGCAGTTTTAGCTTACATTGGATATATGtactttagattttttgcatttttataatttGATACGTTTTTCTTGCAGTAATGAAAGTATGCACTTGGACTGGCATGGACTCAACAAAATGTAGTGCACAACATAATGGATCTTTACTTTCATTAGCTTTTAAATCTTTTATGGGCAGTGTTCCAGAGATGTGTTtggtcccagactaaaatgcatgtttgagctgtcttaccaaaaggtatgtttgtatagaccttttgcgtgtttgcaaacagagatgactttttttgtaaaaagagatgactttttttgtgggcggagcccaactggtggcagaaagtaacagtgtgaagtgttttagcattaaattatactttttatGGATCTGGTGTTCTTTCAAAGtctgtttccctttagtgtaaagtttcttatagcgttttcatcacgttatgtttattttttagataaataaaatatttaaatggcttgactactgatatgtgtgcatggatgtaatgtatatgtattgttctttattggtaaatcaataaTTTTTCCATTATGAATCGCGAAAGTACATATAAcaagcaatactatcatgtattctatataatattatttatttaatatttcatcattGTTCAGTTTTTCTTCCCTAtattttgttctaaaactaatataaaactattatgtttacatactatgcataggcctgtttatatattaataacactttacatcatatgtgtgctatatttattaattatgtaaacataataattttagaacaaacaggaagaacaCAAGCTatgatataaggtaaaaagaaataataggaaactgaaaaattatgaaatatttaataaatgatgatattgttttttcagtataaccaattcaaatctttaatctttctaaacgTAATGTGATGAAATCGCTATAAGTAAAACATAGGGAACAGACCTCGACAGAACACAGgacatcttctctaattattttctattctaattattaatagatttccagatgatttcatcactccaatCTGTCCAttgcttattgcaaccataaacacctacgtttatcttcgaCGAAGGcattttatgaaaaattaaGGCCATCCTTtattggcattcctattctggcactcagcatcacaagacattttctagtgagttatcttgctcgtttcactcgtgtctaattcatttccactgtttttctgccaccacattgcgcgCGCAGCTTgcagtgacgtaactgtgacgtctactcgcaaaaggtctataaatAAGGTCTAAAATCTTAATCCTGTTTGGGAAGCCTACCCATAAAGCAGTGGATCTTAAACTGGGGGCcacagttttttgacatttaataaaatacattatttatcatgaattctgtgtaatcaaacctaaaaaaataaggctattaTTAACCAACAGGACTGCATTGTATcattgtatgttttgtttaattcaaattttatgttttcgaatgtttatgtcatacattttatttggggggccaccgtacacaagggaaaaagtttgagaaccactgccatagATTATGATTCCTAGATTTTGATTGTAACCTTCTGAATCCTAttctatactgtatatattgcatactattatatttatattaaccCAACATTATGTCTCTATCATGATTGAATCACTCTTTCAAAAGTGGATGTTAAGTCGTTATGATCAGTCGTATATATAGACTGATAAATCTACATGGTTTTACTGTACTGGCAGctgtaaaaatacattaagCTAACATCTGTTACATGCATGTTTATTATGGAAAGGGcaatatgaaaaatgtaaataaaaaatacagcaaaataCATTCAATACCAATTACAAACCAACATGAATTACCAAAAAACGATACGGTACTGACAATAATTCAATATAATTAGTCGACAGTAATAGATATGGGTTATACCATATACAAAATTCTACTACAAAAGATAACCCGCCTTATGAgagtgtttttgtgtgattaaaaCAGATACATGAGATAGATGTAGTAATAGACTGAaataatattaacaataataataatattaataataataatacagcaCCATCTCCTGGTTTTAAAATCTGAAGATACAGAGATACACTGCTTGtacaattaaatgtttaaatccataACATCCTTGGAAGATCAAGCCATACGTTCGCTTTCAtgtaaacaaatgtgttttgagtaagcagaaaagaaaaaatatttggcAATGCATAAACAGATGCCGAATCATCTGTACCATTCGGACCAACATAATGTGGAAATGTTGCAAATAATGCATGTAGTACAAATAATCTATTACATACTTCACCTGTGTGTACTCAGTCCATTAAAAACACGCTTTATGATGTGTAAATGTGTAAGTCACAGTGAAATAAAAAACAGGGCCAATAACCTCTTCATGTCCACCACACTGTAAAACCGTACCACAGTAGAAATGGGTTTCTGTGTGTACGTGTGAGGGATACAGGCTCGCCTGTTGTCATGGTAACGCCGTTACTCCATCGAGTTGTTCTGGCTCTGATAAATGGAGGCCTTGTCTTTTAAAAGAGCCAAACACAGGTGACAACTCCAGCTTCCTGTTAACATGGTAAACAAGCCTTATTATATACACAATATCTTTGGtttagcattgcattagcagtgcaaagttGGTGGatttgatcccagggaacatgcatactaacaaaaatgtttagctttgGATAATAGTGTGCACGTGTAATGTAAATGCAAATGCGTGTTCATACCTTCTGGAGGGTCAGACATTGGTGGGCTGAGGCAGTACATGTGATATCCTCGGTCACAGTCATCACAGAATAGAAGCTGGTCCTGGAATAAAGGATTTATCAAATCAGCTACTATAATACTCATCTATCATCAAGCATATGTATACAACACCATAGTGTGGCGACATTCATGttaataaagaataaaaaatactaaCAAAGTGAGTGATAAATTAAGAGGTACCCTTCCCCCCAAATCCAATTACTAGTGCCTACAGGAGGTAAGTTCCAGGTGTTAACAACAGTGATCTGCATTAATGATGGTAAACAGGCCAAAGTGAACAGGATATGCGTGATTCGCAACTCACATCGTTCTCGGATGTGCCACAAACATTGCAGCACTTGCACTCGATACACTGCCAGCGGTAGGTCTTTACAGCTGCCATCATTACGGTGGTGAACTGCAGACATGATGGATGTCCTGAGGAGGATTTCAAGAAATGCtaggtttacatttttaatattggAGCTTTGAGATCCTTACGAATAGTAAGTCTTGACATCATACCTGAACGTCCGCAGTCGGAGCAGGACACCAGCTCCTCAGACTGGCCTGTTTTCTGGTTCATATTGGAATCACCCAGGCAGAAGTCACAATAGTCATTGGGTAACGCAAGGCCATTTGGACCTTTCTTAGGGGCtgcaaaaacataaaagatCAGATCTGCTGCTGCATTCTGTTATAACTTGACTAATGAATGCGTGAATAACGCTGAAACTCACTCTTGGTTTCCTCTTGTGGGGGAGGCGGATGAATCTCAGGTTCTTCTCGGTCCTCTCCTTCTTCATCAGCCAGATGAGAGTGTGTATAGTGATAACTTAAACCTGGTCTGTTCTTGTAGCGCTTTCCACAAACTgataaataagaataaaaaaactattttaaagaaGATAACAGCATTATTTAAAGCACCCAACCACAACTGAACTAAATACATGTATGAACAAAGatcaaaatgttttgtgattGCATCACTTGAAGCACATAGGTAGTTAAAAAGCACATTTGATGCTGGTTTGCCCATATCTTTGCTGGTAACTTGGGCTTGGATTTTCACAATTCAAAGCTCTAGTCgacaacaaacatacaaaacaaaGCTACTGACAAGGCCTATTCAAAACTTGCCATGGCATTGACAACACAATCACAAGGCATTAACATACGAGTGCCCGTGTTTACATATTAACACCCATTTAATATTTAGTGTTAACTACGCAGACATGCTGGCACTAGCCAATCAAAGATCATTTACATGTAGACAAAACAGCAAGGTttcaagagaaaaaaaaaatctcatataaaaatgtgttgttttttgatAAAGAAATCTTCACTAACATTATACAGTGAGAGGattttgtatataaaaaaataatatataaacaaagtGGCTTTAAAGTCCCCCCGTGGTAAAAGTCTAGTTATGCCTTAAGAAAAACCATGTGCAAATTaatcattcaacaccattgcGGAGTATTTACACTATTATATTGGAGACAGACTGAATTATATTACCGTATTTTCCCaactataagtcgcacttttttcatagtttggcgtGTCCTGGAACTTCTAGTCagaattaaaggggccatgtcacaagactttaagatgtcaaataaatctttggtgtccccagcgcacatatgtgaagttttagctcaaaaaatacaatgtaaaaaaattattatagtatgttaaaattgccactttgtaggtgtgcgcaaaattgtgccgttttgggtgtgtcccttaaaatgcaaatgaacggtttgttgcaattgaaacttaattgtgcagtgaattattttctccctctctttttctctgcactaaatggcagtgctgtgattggatagtgcagattaaggggccagtcacaccaaaagcgctttaaacgcttgcaaacgcaaggcgcgacgtactgccttttttaaaaaaagagcagtgccacgcggcttttcatattgctaagcaaccacagagtcagctgtcttgtcaatcaaatattgaagcgtgagcgctcttttgctgttaactgtcatattagcagaaactttaaaaagagggtgcTTGCTCTGACATt from Misgurnus anguillicaudatus chromosome 16, ASM2758022v2, whole genome shotgun sequence carries:
- the chrm1a gene encoding muscarinic acetylcholine receptor M1, which encodes MNISTFPLNLTNSTNGTDVPIIGGPSWTMAMMTLITVPLSIITVIGNILVMISFRINPLLRTVSNYFLLSLAVADLTLGAISMNLYTTYIVIGHWTLGNLACDIWLAVDYVASNASVMNLLAISVDRYLSVTRPLTYLATRTPRRAIVLITLAWTVSFVIWAPAILFWQYIVGERTVPENECSVQFLSQPVITFGTAIAAFYLPVSVMVALYWKVFQVTEKRSKQLAGLTGTQGKDTGKSSQRSRCTESCCRNDVGEQTEQKQNSRRTICPTITQRTAAWWKKRERVNTPNSDQQDQGTDQQDDKRIPLVQIKNNNVPAGPNTSNATSTQPRPLKVNAGAQCRKARSSSLMKENKAARTLSAILLAFIATWTPYNIMVLVSTFCDNCIPEGLWHLGYWLCYVNSTVNPLCYALCNKNFRDTFKALLLCRWKEHKKGIRWSPTGNA